One window of the Eucalyptus grandis isolate ANBG69807.140 chromosome 6, ASM1654582v1, whole genome shotgun sequence genome contains the following:
- the LOC104447007 gene encoding LOW QUALITY PROTEIN: receptor protein kinase TMK1 (The sequence of the model RefSeq protein was modified relative to this genomic sequence to represent the inferred CDS: inserted 2 bases in 2 codons) — MGKSNRLGRRRAGELLLAVALSLLAAVSGVTDPGDLAILKQFRDGLSNPELLEWPAGGGDGDPCGSKWKHVFCSGDRVSQIEVQKVGLAGPLPANLNQLTALTHLGLQNNRFSGAVPSLRGLSTLQYAYLDYNKFDSIPSDCFVGLDSLQILALDGNNLNASTGWMFPNELQNSAQLRNLTCNGCNLVGPVPDFLGSMASLQVLMLSGNSLTGGIPASFANCSLQILWLNNQRKGGMTGPIDVVTSMVSLTSLWLHGNSFSGSIPGNIGDLVSLKSLNLNGNQFSGLIPDSLINMVLDLLDLNNNNFMGPTPNFKSPKAVCASNKFCLPTPGAPCAPEVMALIDFLGALNYPARLLSSWVGNDPCQGPWLGLSCNNNGKVAMINLPKNNLTGALSPSVAKLDALTQVRLGSNNLTGSVPANWTSLKGLTYLDLSNNNISGPIPKFSDSVTLLIDGNPLLNVTPTSPEVSPPSGDTKSPGGTPDSPTKLPKPKKFKYFWAAIVAPVASVAALMLLAVPLYFCCKKRRETSQAPSSLVVYLRDSSDPDNIVKIAVASNTYGSTSLMGSDSASRNSSGFGESHVIEAGNLIISVQVLRNVTKNFARENELGRGGFGVVYKGELDDGTKIAVKRMEAGVISNKAIDEFQAEIAVLSKVRHRHLVSLLGYSVEGNERILVYEYMPQGALSKHLFHWKNLKLEPLTWKRRLNIALDVAXGMEYLHSLAHQSFIHRDLKSSNILLGDDFKAKVSDFGLVKLAPDGEKSVVTRLAGTFGYLAPEYAVTGKITTKADVFSFGVVLMELLTGLMALDGERPEESQYLVGYFWNIKSDKEKLKAAIDPTLEKKEETYESISIIAELAGHCTAXEPNQRPDMGHAVNVLAPLVEKWKPFDDDYEEYSGIDYSLPLNQMVKDWQEAESKDLSYADLEDSKGSIPTRPTGFADSFTSTDAR, encoded by the exons ATGGGGAAAAGTAACCGCctcggccgccgccgcgccggcgAGCTGCTCCTCGCCGTCGCGCTCTCTCTCCTCGCGGCGGTCTCCGGCGTCACGGACCCGGGCGACCTGGCCATCCTGAAGCAGTTCCGGGACGGGCTCAGCAACCCGGAGCTGCTCGAGTggccggcgggcggcggcgacggcgacccgTGCGGCTCCAAGTGGAAGCACGTGTTCTGCTCCGGCGACCGGGTGTCGCAGATTGAGGTCCAGAAGGTCGGCCTCGCGGGCCCCCTCCCCGCGAACCTCAACCAGCTCACCGCCCTCACTCACTTGGGCCTCCAGAACAACCGGTTCAGCGGGGCGGTCCCGTCGCTGCGCGGGCTCTCGACTCTGCAGTACGCGTATCTGGATTACAACAAGTTCGACTCCATTCCTTCCGATTGCTTCGTCGGCCTCGACAGCTTGCAG ATTCTGGCATTGGACGGCAACAATCTGAACGCCAGCACGGGGTGGATGTTCCCGAATGAGTTGCAGAACTCGGCGCAGCTGAGGAATCTCACCTGTAACGGCTGCAATTTGGTCGGCCCGGTGCCGGATTTCCTCGGAAGCATGGCTTCTCTGCAAGTGTTGATGTTATCAGGTAACAGCTTGACGGGTGGGATTCCTGCGAGTTTTGCTAACTGCAGTTTGCAGATTCTGTGGTTGAATAATCAACGTAAAGGTGGAATGACCGGGCCTATTGATGTGGTGACTTCTATGGTCTCTCTGACGAGCCTGTGGCTTCATGGGAATAGCTTCTCGGGATCGATTCCGGGGAATATCGGGGACTTGGTTTCTCTGAAGAGCCTCAATCTTAATGGTAATCAATTCTCCGGCTTGATTCCTGATAGCTTGATAAATATGGTTTTGGATTTGCTAGATCTGAATAATAATAACTTCATGGGTCCGACCCCCAACTTTAAGTCGCCTAAGGCGGTTTGTGCTTCTAATAAGTTTTGTTTGCCCACGCCGGGAGCACCTTGCGCGCCGGAAGTTATGGCTCTCATAGACTTTCTTGGCGCGTTGAATTACCCAGCAAGGCTTCTTTCGTCGTGGGTGGGTAATGATCCTTGCCAAGGGCCATGGCTTGGGCTGAGTTGCAATAATAACGGAAAAGTTGCCATGATCAATTTGCCCAAGAACAATCTTACTGGTGCATTGAGTCCGTCGGTTGCGAAGTTGGATGCTCTCACACAGGTGAGACTTGGTTCGAACAATTTGACGGGTTCAGTCCCTGCTAACTGGACTAGTTTGAAAGGTCTGACTTACTTGGACCTAAGTAACAACAACATTTCTGGTCCAATACCAAAATTTAGTGACTCTGTGACGCTCCTCATTGATGGGAATCCTCTGCTAAATGTTACCCCCACCTCTCCAGAGGTGAGCCCTCCATCTGGGGATACGAAGTCCCCTGGTGGAACTCCAGATTCCCCAACCAAG CTCCCCAAGCCCAAGAAATTTAAGTATTTTTGGGCAGCAATTGTCGCTCCCGTTGCCAGTGTGGCAGCTCTCATGCTCCTGGCTGTTCCTCTGTACTTCTGTTgtaagaagaggagagaaacaTCCCAGGCTCCAAGTTCCCTAGTGGTTTACCTGAGAGATTCCTCTGATCCAGATAATATCGTGAAGATCGCAGTTGCTAGTAACACCTATGGCAGCACCTCACTTATGGGGAGTGACTCTGCTAGCAGAAATAGCAGTGGATTTGGTGAGTCTCATGTAATTGAAGCGGGGAATCTCATAATATCAGTTCAGGTCCTTCGAAATGTGACGAAAAATTTTGCACGGGAAAATGAGCTTGGTCGCGGTGGCTTTGGGGTAGTTTATAAGGGGGAGTTAGACGATGGAACAAAGATCGCAGTGAAAAGAATGGAGGCAGGTGTAATTAGCAACAAAGCAATAGACGAATTTCAGGCTGAAATTGCAGTCCTTTCAAAAGTTAGGCATCGTCACTTGGTATCTCTTCTAGGCTATTCTGtagaaggaaatgaaagaataCTAGTGTATGAGTACATGCCTCAAGGGGCCCTCAGCAAGCATCTCTTCCATTGGAAGAACTTGAAGTTGGAGCCTCTTACCTGGAAGAGGAGGTTAAATATTGCTCTGGACGTTG AGGGAATGGAGTATCTTCATAGTCTAGCTCATCAGAGCTTCATACACAGAGATCTTAAATCATCGAATATTTTGCTCGGAGATGATTTTAAAGCCAAGGTTTCAGATTTTGGACTGGTAAAGCTTGCTCCTGATGGAGAGAAGTCTGTGGTAACAAGGCTTGCCGGGACCTTTGGCTATCTAGCTCCAGAATATGCTG TCACAGGGAAAATTACTACTAAAGCTGATGTCTTCAGTTTTGGAGTTGTTTTAATGGAACTACTGACGGGATTGATGGCGCTTGATGGAGAAAGACCAGAGGAAAGCCAATACCTCGTGGgttatttctggaatataaaatcagataaagaaaagttaaagGCTGCTATTGACCCAACTttggagaaaaaggaggagacaTACGAGAGTATCTCCATCATCGCTGAATTAGCCGGGCACTGCACTG AGGAGCCAAACCAAAGGCCAGATATGGGCCATGCTGTGAATGTACTGGCTCCACTTGTTGAGAAATGGAAACCATTTGACGACGACTACGAAGAATACTCTGGCATTGATTACAGCCTCCCGCTGAATCAGATGGTTAAGGACTGGCAGGAAGCAGAAAGCAAGGACTTGAGTTACGCGGACTTAGAAGACAGTAAGGGAAGTATACCCACAAGACCAACAGGATTCGCGGACTCTTTCACTTCTACCGATGCTCGGTAA
- the LOC120294465 gene encoding ribosome biogenesis protein NSA2 homolog, with protein sequence MDSDVRAFADCGPGHLLSDLGPLQDPQGDYIELHRKRHGYRHDHFERKRKRKLGKSTRDPKKPRRSTLGIKGKMFAKKRYAEKALMKKTLNMHEESSSRRKADDDVSEGAVPAYLLDRETTTRAKVLSNSIKQKRKEKAGKWEVPLPKVRPVAEDEMFKVVKSGKRKTKQWKRMVTKATFVGPGFTRKPPKYERFIRPSGLRFNKAHVTHPELKCTFNLEIIGVKKNPNGQMYTSLGVLTKGTVIEVNVSELGLVTPAGKVVWGKYAQVTNDPENDGCVNAVLLV encoded by the exons ATGGATTCTGACGTGAGGGCTTTCGCAGATTGTGGGCCGGGCCATCTTCTGTCGGACCTCGGCCCATTGCAAGAT cCGCAGGGAGATTACATAGAGCTCCACAGGAAGAGACATGGGTATCGCCATGATCACTTCGAGCGGAAACGCAAGAGGAAGCTCGGGAAGTCCACGAGAGATCCGAAAAAGCCCAGAAGGTCG ACTTTGGGCATTAAGGGTAAGATGTTCGCCAAGAAACGGTATGCAGAGAAGGCTCTAATGAAGAAAAC GTTGAATATGCACGAGGAGTCATCATCTAGGCGCAAGGCGGATGATGATGTTAGTGAAGGAGCTGTTCCTGCTTATCTGCTGGACCGTGAAACCACCACCCGAGCTAAA GTGCTTAGCAACTCTATTAAgcagaaaaggaaggagaaagcTGGAAAGTGGGAAGTGCCTTTACCGAAG GTAAGGCCTGTTGCTGAAGATGAAATGTTCAAAGTGGTCAAATCtggcaaaaggaaaa CCAAGCAATGGAAGAGGATGGTCACGAAGGCCACATTCGTCGGACCAGGTTTCACAAGGAAGCCCCCTAAGTACGAGCGGTTCATTCGGCCATCAGGACTCCGGTTCAACAAAGCTCACGTCACGCATCCGGAGCTCAAGTGCACCTTCAATCTGGAGATCATTGGAGTGAAGAAAAATCCAAACGGTCAGATGTACACCTCCCTGGGTGTCCTGACCAAGGGAACCGTCATTGAG GTTAACGTAAGTGAATTGGGTCTCGTCACACCAGCTGGGAAGGTCGTGTGGG GAAAATATGCACAAGTGACCAATGATCCAGAGAATGACGGATGCGTGAACGCGGTTCTACTCGTCTAA
- the LOC104447932 gene encoding LOW QUALITY PROTEIN: syntaxin-23 (The sequence of the model RefSeq protein was modified relative to this genomic sequence to represent the inferred CDS: inserted 2 bases in 1 codon), producing MSFQDLEAGRGPGGSRRGELLNXDATQAVVSGVFQINTAVNTFQRLVNTLGTPKETPELREKLHKTRLHIGQLVKDTSAKLKQASETDHHAGLSARKKIADAKLAKDFQAVLKEFQKAQRLAAERETAYALFVPQAILPSSYTSGEIDVSSDTSPEQQALLVESRRLYLQIFQDLFSHFLMSMCKALLFGSRMF from the exons ATGAGCTTCCAGGATCTCGAGGCCGGCCGCGGGCCGGGAGGGTCGAGGCGCGGGGAGCTGCTCAA GGACGCCACGCAGGCCGTCGTCTCTGGCGTCTTCCAGATCAACACCGCCGTCAACACCTTCCAGCGCCTCGTCAACACCCTCGGCACGCCCAAGGAGACCCCCGAGCTCCGCGAGAAGCT GCACAAGACAAGGCTACATATTGGACAGTTGGTGAAGGATACATCGGCCAAGCTTAAACAAGCTAGCGAAACAGATCATCACGCTGGACTTAGT GCCAGAAAGAAGATTGCAGATGCCAAACTGGCAAAAGATTTTCAGGCGGTTCTTAAAGAGTTTCAGAAGGCTCAACGGCTTGCAGCTGAGAGAGAAACAGCATATGCACTGTTTGTTCCCCAGGCCATACTTCCTTCGAG CTACACATCCGGAGAGATTGATGTCAGTTCAGATACGAGTCCAGAACAGCAGGCCCTTCTAGTTGAATCCAGAAGGTTATATCTGCAAATTTTTCAAGATTTGTTTTCCCACTTTCTTATGTCAATGTGTAAAGCCTTACTGTTTGGTTCACGGATGTTTTGA